One Channa argus isolate prfri chromosome 15, Channa argus male v1.0, whole genome shotgun sequence DNA segment encodes these proteins:
- the kcnt2b gene encoding potassium channel subfamily T member 2 isoform X4, with protein sequence MVELEKEVLPLPPRYRFRDLLLGDWQTDDRVQVEFYVNENTFKERLKLFFIKNQRSSLRVRMFNFALKVLSCLLYIIRVLLDDPQQERQDCEIGVNCTKQNTSSRHWSEFDWKLIIWVDRPVPLWGVQVSVACVSFFETMLLVYLSYKGNVWEQVLRVPFILEMISTIPFMITIMSPDLRNLFIPVFLNCWLAKHALENMINDLHRAIQRTHSAMFNQVVILISTLVCLMFTCICGIQHLERAGNNLTLFDSLYFCVVTFSTVGFGDVTPQIWPSQLLVVIMIFVALIVLPIQFEQLAFLWMERQKSGGNYSRYRAQTEKHVVLCVSCLKIDLLMDFLNEFFAHPRLQDYYVVILCPAEMDVQVRRVLHVPLWAQRVIYLQGSALKDQDLMRAKMDDAEACFILSNRCEVDRIAADHQTILRAWAVKDFAPNCPLYVQILKPENKFHVKFAGTVAIDLQDSGDTSPEGQDPGSSGMGSGRGSRSSSRTEMGCTNTLALPAMTESIEERRHSIAPVLELVDGVNNPTFDLLGDQSEDEGGEEEREDSDADESAHWWGQSTRWLKGYPLNSPYIGSSPALCHLLHEKMPFCCLRMDKACDHVSFEDARSYGFKNKLIIVSAENAGNGLYNFILPLRAYYRPRKELNPIVLLLESIPEAEFLEAICLFPMVFYTVGSIDNLDSLLRCGVMFADTMVVVDKESSMIAEEDYMADAKTIVNVQTLFRLFPGLSIITELTHPANMRFMQFKVKDHYSLALSKLEKKEREKGSNLVFMFRLPFAAGKVFSVSMLDTLLYQSFVKDYMISITRLLLGLDSMPGSGFLCAMKITEDDLWIRTYGRLYQKLCSSSGDIPIGMYRTEAHRLPVSESQVSITVEDYEDTREPREPLLSRTSGHRNSTSSEPITSSSHSTDHPLLRRKSMQWARRLSRKGGRGSSGTKGGPGSAAERISQQRLTLFRRSERQELDALVQTRMKHLGLSPAEFNGMTDQGNRLSYILINPSPDTRLELHDVVYLIRPDPLSVVPNQGSSRKCGTGLTESHRFDTQDSTHL encoded by the exons CGAGTGCGAATGTTTAACTTTGCTCTGAAAGTGCTGAGCTGCCTCCTCTACATTATCAGAGTCCTACTAGATGACCCGCAACAGGAAAGACAGGACTG TGAGATTGGCGTAAACTgcaccaaacaaaacacatcatcCCGTCACTGGAGTGAGTTTGACTG GAAACTGATCATCTGGGTGGACAGACCTGTGCCGCTGTGGGGAGTGCAG GTGTCTGTGGCTTGCGTCAGTTTTTTTGAAACAATGTTGCTTGTGTATCTAAGCTACAAG GGCAACGTTTGGGAGCAAGTATTACGTGTCCCCTTCATTTTGGAGATGATCAGCACGATTCCCTTCATGATCACT ATAATGTCACCTGATTTAAGAAATCTCTTCATCCCTGTATTTCTCAATTGCTGGCTGGCCAAACACGCTTTGGAGAACATGATA AATGATCTCCACAGGGCGATCCAGCGAACACACTCAGCCATGTTTAACCAAGTGGTTATTCTCATCAGCACATTGGTCTGCCTCATGTTTACGTG CATCTGCGGTATCCAACACCTCGAACGAGCAGGCAACAACCTGACCCTGTTCGACTCACTCTACTTCTGTGTAGTCACCTTCTCCACTGTAGGCTTTGGAGATGTCACCCCTCAGATTTGGCCTTCGCAACTCTTGGTGGTCATCATGATCTTTGTGGCACTTATTGTACTTCCCATCCAG TTTGAGCAGCTGGCCTTTCTGTGGATGGAAAGGCAAAAGTCTGGCGGAAACTACAGCCGCTATAGGGCTCAGACGGAGAAGCACGTGGTGCTATGTGTCAGCTGTCTCAAGATCGACCTCCTCATGGACTTCCTCAATGAGTTCTTCGCTCATCCCCGACTACAG GACTATTATGTAGTGATCCTGTGTCCGGCTGAGATGGATGTCCAGGTTAGGAGGGTCCTTCATGTCCCTCTGTGGGCCCAGAGAGTCATTTACCTGCAGGGGTCTGCCCTCAAAGACCAAGATCTGATGAGAGCCAA GATGGACGATGCTGAGGCCTGCTTTATTCTCAGTAACCGGTGTGAAGTGGACCGCATAGCTGCT GATCATCAGACCATCCTCCGAGCCTGGGCTGTGAAAGACTTTGCTCCAAATTGCCCTCTGTATGTCCAGATTCTCAAGCCAGAGAACAAGTTCCACGTTAAATTTGCAG gCACAGTGGCCATCGACCTGCAGGACTCAGGCGACACCAGCCCAGAAGGCCAAGACCCAGGCAGCTCAGGGATGGGCAGTGGAAGAGGAAGCAGGAGCAGTTCAAGGACGGAGATGGGTTGTACTAATACTCTGGCCCTGCCTGCCATGACGGAGTCCATTGAGGAGAGGCGACACAGCATTGCCCCCGTACTGGAGCTGGTGGACGGTGTCAACAACCCTACATTTGACCTGTTGGGAGACCAGTCAGAAGATGAAGGGGGAGAAGAGGAAAGGGAGGATAGTGACGCAGATGAGAGTGCTCATTGGTGGGGTCAATCCACAAG GTGGTTGAAGGGATACCCACTGAACTCTCCATATATAGGCAGCTCACCTGCACTGTGCCATCTCCTACATGAAAAGATGCCGTTCTGTTGCCTGCGTATGGATAAG GCTTGTGACCACGTCTCGTTTGAGGATGCCCGCTCATACGGCttcaaaaacaaactcattaTTGTGTCTGCGGAGAACGCAGGGAATGGCCTCTACAACTTCATTTTGCCTCTACGGGCCTACTACCGCCCAAGAAAGGAGCTCAACCCCATTGTGCTGCTGCTAGAAAGCAT ACCTGAAGCAGAGTTCCTGGAGGCAATCTGTTTGTTCCCAATGGTGTTCTACACAGTGGGCTCCATCGACAA TCTGGACAGTTTGCTACGATGTGGAGTGATGTTCGCTGACACCATGGTGGTGGTTGACAAGGAGAGCTCTATGATTGCAGAGGAAGACTACATGGCTGATGCAAAGACAATCGTCAATGTTCAGACCCTTTTCAG aCTGTTCCCAGGTCTTAGTATCATTACGGAGCTCACACATCCAGCCAACATGCGTTTTATGCAGTTTAAAGTCAAAGACCACTATTCTCTGGCTCTGTCCAAACTAGAAAAG aaggaaagagagaaagggtcCAACTTGGTGTTTATGTTTCGCCTGCCCTTTGCTGCAGGGAAGGTCTTTAGTGTCAGCATGCTGGACACTCTCCTCTATCAg TCATTTGTGAAGGACTACATGATCTCAATCACCAGACTGCTGCTGGGCTTAGACTCCATGCCTGGCTCGGGTTTCCTATGTGCT atgaaaataacAGAAGATGACTTGTGGATCCGCACCTATGGCAGGCTCTATCAGAAACTATGCTCCTCCTCAGGAGACATTCCCATAGGCATGTACCGGACGGAGGCCCACAGGCTTCCAGTTTCTGAG tccCAGGTGTCCATCACAGTTGAAGACTACGAGGACACCAGAGAACCTAGAGAGCCCCTATTGTCCCGAACTAGTGGCCACCGAAACTCCACCTCCTCAGAGCCGATCACCTCCTCTTCCCACTCCACAGACCACCCGCTGCTAAGGCGGAAAAGCATGCAGTGGGCGCGACGGCTAAGCAGGAAAGGGGGTCGGGGCTCCAGCGGGACCAAGGGGGGCCCGGGCAGTGCTGCAGAAAGGATCAGTCAGCAGAGACTGACCCTGTTCAGGCGCTCAGAGAGGCAGGAACTTGACGCCCTCGTGCAAACGAGGATGAAACATTTGGGCCTTTCCCCAGCGGAATTCA ATGGGATGACAGACCAAGGGAACAGACTGTCATACATCCTCATCAACCCTTCTCCAGATACCAGACTGGAGCTGCACGATGTTGT GTACCTAATCAGACCAGACCCCCTCTCTGTGGTACCCAATCAGGGGAGCAGCAGGAAGTGCGGCACTGGGCTTACCGAGAGCCACAGGTTTGATACACAGGACAGCACCCATCTGTGA
- the kcnt2b gene encoding potassium channel subfamily T member 2 isoform X3 has translation MVELEKEVLPLPPRYRFRDLLLGDWQTDDRVQVEFYVNENTFKERLKLFFIKNQRSSLRVRMFNFALKVLSCLLYIIRVLLDDPQQERQDCEIGVNCTKQNTSSRHWSEFDWKLIIWVDRPVPLWGVQVSVACVSFFETMLLVYLSYKGNVWEQVLRVPFILEMISTIPFMITIMSPDLRNLFIPVFLNCWLAKHALENMINDLHRAIQRTHSAMFNQVVILISTLVCLMFTCICGIQHLERAGNNLTLFDSLYFCVVTFSTVGFGDVTPQIWPSQLLVVIMIFVALIVLPIQFEQLAFLWMERQKSGGNYSRYRAQTEKHVVLCVSCLKIDLLMDFLNEFFAHPRLQDYYVVILCPAEMDVQVRRVLHVPLWAQRVIYLQGSALKDQDLMRAKMDDAEACFILSNRCEVDRIAADHQTILRAWAVKDFAPNCPLYVQILKPENKFHVKFADHVVCEEEFKYAMLALNCVCPGTSTLITLLIHSSRGQTAPQEPFKQRVGAFQSLNRECGASSPDQWHRTYRCCSANEVHHIRLEESKFFGEYQGKSFTFASFHAHKKYGVCLIGVRRLDTTNILLNPGPCHIMGASDICFYINISKEENSAFVRGQKEASWSRTGGNARREHQTIYHGLTGLPVHSIIASMGTVAIDLQDSGDTSPEGQDPGSSGMGSGRGSRSSSRTEMGCTNTLALPAMTESIEERRHSIAPVLELVDGVNNPTFDLLGDQSEDEGGEEEREDSDADESAHWWGQSTRWLKGYPLNSPYIGSSPALCHLLHEKMPFCCLRMDKACDHVSFEDARSYGFKNKLIIVSAENAGNGLYNFILPLRAYYRPRKELNPIVLLLESIPEAEFLEAICLFPMVFYTVGSIDNLDSLLRCGVMFADTMVVVDKESSMIAEEDYMADAKTIVNVQTLFRLFPGLSIITELTHPANMRFMQFKVKDHYSLALSKLEKKEREKGSNLVFMFRLPFAAGKVFSVSMLDTLLYQSFVKDYMISITRLLLGLDSMPGSGFLCASQVSITVEDYEDTREPREPLLSRTSGHRNSTSSEPITSSSHSTDHPLLRRKSMQWARRLSRKGGRGSSGTKGGPGSAAERISQQRLTLFRRSERQELDALVQTRMKHLGLSPAEFNGMTDQGNRLSYILINPSPDTRLELHDVVYLIRPDPLSVVPNQGSSRKCGTGLTESHRFDTQDSTHL, from the exons CGAGTGCGAATGTTTAACTTTGCTCTGAAAGTGCTGAGCTGCCTCCTCTACATTATCAGAGTCCTACTAGATGACCCGCAACAGGAAAGACAGGACTG TGAGATTGGCGTAAACTgcaccaaacaaaacacatcatcCCGTCACTGGAGTGAGTTTGACTG GAAACTGATCATCTGGGTGGACAGACCTGTGCCGCTGTGGGGAGTGCAG GTGTCTGTGGCTTGCGTCAGTTTTTTTGAAACAATGTTGCTTGTGTATCTAAGCTACAAG GGCAACGTTTGGGAGCAAGTATTACGTGTCCCCTTCATTTTGGAGATGATCAGCACGATTCCCTTCATGATCACT ATAATGTCACCTGATTTAAGAAATCTCTTCATCCCTGTATTTCTCAATTGCTGGCTGGCCAAACACGCTTTGGAGAACATGATA AATGATCTCCACAGGGCGATCCAGCGAACACACTCAGCCATGTTTAACCAAGTGGTTATTCTCATCAGCACATTGGTCTGCCTCATGTTTACGTG CATCTGCGGTATCCAACACCTCGAACGAGCAGGCAACAACCTGACCCTGTTCGACTCACTCTACTTCTGTGTAGTCACCTTCTCCACTGTAGGCTTTGGAGATGTCACCCCTCAGATTTGGCCTTCGCAACTCTTGGTGGTCATCATGATCTTTGTGGCACTTATTGTACTTCCCATCCAG TTTGAGCAGCTGGCCTTTCTGTGGATGGAAAGGCAAAAGTCTGGCGGAAACTACAGCCGCTATAGGGCTCAGACGGAGAAGCACGTGGTGCTATGTGTCAGCTGTCTCAAGATCGACCTCCTCATGGACTTCCTCAATGAGTTCTTCGCTCATCCCCGACTACAG GACTATTATGTAGTGATCCTGTGTCCGGCTGAGATGGATGTCCAGGTTAGGAGGGTCCTTCATGTCCCTCTGTGGGCCCAGAGAGTCATTTACCTGCAGGGGTCTGCCCTCAAAGACCAAGATCTGATGAGAGCCAA GATGGACGATGCTGAGGCCTGCTTTATTCTCAGTAACCGGTGTGAAGTGGACCGCATAGCTGCT GATCATCAGACCATCCTCCGAGCCTGGGCTGTGAAAGACTTTGCTCCAAATTGCCCTCTGTATGTCCAGATTCTCAAGCCAGAGAACAAGTTCCACGTTAAATTTGCAG ACCATGTGGTGTGTGAAGAGGAGTTTAAGTATGCCATGCTGGCTTTAAACTGTGTGTGCCCTGGTACATCGACACTCATCACTCTATTGATCCACTCCTCCAGAGGACA aacTGCCCCCCAAGAGCCCTTTAAGCAACGTGTAGGAGCCTTTCAATCCCTCAACAG aGAGTGTGGTGCATCCTCACCCGACCAATGGCACCGAACCTACCGCTGCTGCTCAGCCAATGAGGTGCATCACATCCGCCTGGAGGAAAGTAAATTCTTTGGGGAATACCAAGGCAAAAGTTTTACCTTTGCCTCCTTTCATGCTCACAAAAA GTATGGAGTGTGTTTGATTGGAGTACGCAGACTGGACACCACAAACATCCTGCTGAACCCTGGTCCTTGCCACATAATGGGGGCCTCTGACATAtgcttttacataaatatttccAAAGAGGAGAACTCAGCATTTGTAAGGGGCCAAAAGGAGGCATCATGGAGCCGCACAGGGGGAAATGCCAGAAGAGAGCACCAAACCATCTATCATGGGCTCACCGGCCTGCCAGTCCACAGTATTATCGCCAGCATGG gCACAGTGGCCATCGACCTGCAGGACTCAGGCGACACCAGCCCAGAAGGCCAAGACCCAGGCAGCTCAGGGATGGGCAGTGGAAGAGGAAGCAGGAGCAGTTCAAGGACGGAGATGGGTTGTACTAATACTCTGGCCCTGCCTGCCATGACGGAGTCCATTGAGGAGAGGCGACACAGCATTGCCCCCGTACTGGAGCTGGTGGACGGTGTCAACAACCCTACATTTGACCTGTTGGGAGACCAGTCAGAAGATGAAGGGGGAGAAGAGGAAAGGGAGGATAGTGACGCAGATGAGAGTGCTCATTGGTGGGGTCAATCCACAAG GTGGTTGAAGGGATACCCACTGAACTCTCCATATATAGGCAGCTCACCTGCACTGTGCCATCTCCTACATGAAAAGATGCCGTTCTGTTGCCTGCGTATGGATAAG GCTTGTGACCACGTCTCGTTTGAGGATGCCCGCTCATACGGCttcaaaaacaaactcattaTTGTGTCTGCGGAGAACGCAGGGAATGGCCTCTACAACTTCATTTTGCCTCTACGGGCCTACTACCGCCCAAGAAAGGAGCTCAACCCCATTGTGCTGCTGCTAGAAAGCAT ACCTGAAGCAGAGTTCCTGGAGGCAATCTGTTTGTTCCCAATGGTGTTCTACACAGTGGGCTCCATCGACAA TCTGGACAGTTTGCTACGATGTGGAGTGATGTTCGCTGACACCATGGTGGTGGTTGACAAGGAGAGCTCTATGATTGCAGAGGAAGACTACATGGCTGATGCAAAGACAATCGTCAATGTTCAGACCCTTTTCAG aCTGTTCCCAGGTCTTAGTATCATTACGGAGCTCACACATCCAGCCAACATGCGTTTTATGCAGTTTAAAGTCAAAGACCACTATTCTCTGGCTCTGTCCAAACTAGAAAAG aaggaaagagagaaagggtcCAACTTGGTGTTTATGTTTCGCCTGCCCTTTGCTGCAGGGAAGGTCTTTAGTGTCAGCATGCTGGACACTCTCCTCTATCAg TCATTTGTGAAGGACTACATGATCTCAATCACCAGACTGCTGCTGGGCTTAGACTCCATGCCTGGCTCGGGTTTCCTATGTGCT tccCAGGTGTCCATCACAGTTGAAGACTACGAGGACACCAGAGAACCTAGAGAGCCCCTATTGTCCCGAACTAGTGGCCACCGAAACTCCACCTCCTCAGAGCCGATCACCTCCTCTTCCCACTCCACAGACCACCCGCTGCTAAGGCGGAAAAGCATGCAGTGGGCGCGACGGCTAAGCAGGAAAGGGGGTCGGGGCTCCAGCGGGACCAAGGGGGGCCCGGGCAGTGCTGCAGAAAGGATCAGTCAGCAGAGACTGACCCTGTTCAGGCGCTCAGAGAGGCAGGAACTTGACGCCCTCGTGCAAACGAGGATGAAACATTTGGGCCTTTCCCCAGCGGAATTCA ATGGGATGACAGACCAAGGGAACAGACTGTCATACATCCTCATCAACCCTTCTCCAGATACCAGACTGGAGCTGCACGATGTTGT GTACCTAATCAGACCAGACCCCCTCTCTGTGGTACCCAATCAGGGGAGCAGCAGGAAGTGCGGCACTGGGCTTACCGAGAGCCACAGGTTTGATACACAGGACAGCACCCATCTGTGA
- the kcnt2b gene encoding potassium channel subfamily T member 2 isoform X1 encodes MVELEKEVLPLPPRYRFRDLLLGDWQTDDRVQVEFYVNENTFKERLKLFFIKNQRSSLRVRMFNFALKVLSCLLYIIRVLLDDPQQERQDCEIGVNCTKQNTSSRHWSEFDWKLIIWVDRPVPLWGVQVSVACVSFFETMLLVYLSYKGNVWEQVLRVPFILEMISTIPFMITIMSPDLRNLFIPVFLNCWLAKHALENMINDLHRAIQRTHSAMFNQVVILISTLVCLMFTCICGIQHLERAGNNLTLFDSLYFCVVTFSTVGFGDVTPQIWPSQLLVVIMIFVALIVLPIQFEQLAFLWMERQKSGGNYSRYRAQTEKHVVLCVSCLKIDLLMDFLNEFFAHPRLQDYYVVILCPAEMDVQVRRVLHVPLWAQRVIYLQGSALKDQDLMRAKMDDAEACFILSNRCEVDRIAADHQTILRAWAVKDFAPNCPLYVQILKPENKFHVKFADHVVCEEEFKYAMLALNCVCPGTSTLITLLIHSSRGQTAPQEPFKQRVGAFQSLNRECGASSPDQWHRTYRCCSANEVHHIRLEESKFFGEYQGKSFTFASFHAHKKYGVCLIGVRRLDTTNILLNPGPCHIMGASDICFYINISKEENSAFVRGQKEASWSRTGGNARREHQTIYHGLTGLPVHSIIASMGTVAIDLQDSGDTSPEGQDPGSSGMGSGRGSRSSSRTEMGCTNTLALPAMTESIEERRHSIAPVLELVDGVNNPTFDLLGDQSEDEGGEEEREDSDADESAHWWGQSTRWLKGYPLNSPYIGSSPALCHLLHEKMPFCCLRMDKACDHVSFEDARSYGFKNKLIIVSAENAGNGLYNFILPLRAYYRPRKELNPIVLLLESIPEAEFLEAICLFPMVFYTVGSIDNLDSLLRCGVMFADTMVVVDKESSMIAEEDYMADAKTIVNVQTLFRLFPGLSIITELTHPANMRFMQFKVKDHYSLALSKLEKKEREKGSNLVFMFRLPFAAGKVFSVSMLDTLLYQSFVKDYMISITRLLLGLDSMPGSGFLCAMKITEDDLWIRTYGRLYQKLCSSSGDIPIGMYRTEAHRLPVSESQVSITVEDYEDTREPREPLLSRTSGHRNSTSSEPITSSSHSTDHPLLRRKSMQWARRLSRKGGRGSSGTKGGPGSAAERISQQRLTLFRRSERQELDALVQTRMKHLGLSPAEFNGMTDQGNRLSYILINPSPDTRLELHDVVYLIRPDPLSVVPNQGSSRKCGTGLTESHRFDTQDSTHL; translated from the exons CGAGTGCGAATGTTTAACTTTGCTCTGAAAGTGCTGAGCTGCCTCCTCTACATTATCAGAGTCCTACTAGATGACCCGCAACAGGAAAGACAGGACTG TGAGATTGGCGTAAACTgcaccaaacaaaacacatcatcCCGTCACTGGAGTGAGTTTGACTG GAAACTGATCATCTGGGTGGACAGACCTGTGCCGCTGTGGGGAGTGCAG GTGTCTGTGGCTTGCGTCAGTTTTTTTGAAACAATGTTGCTTGTGTATCTAAGCTACAAG GGCAACGTTTGGGAGCAAGTATTACGTGTCCCCTTCATTTTGGAGATGATCAGCACGATTCCCTTCATGATCACT ATAATGTCACCTGATTTAAGAAATCTCTTCATCCCTGTATTTCTCAATTGCTGGCTGGCCAAACACGCTTTGGAGAACATGATA AATGATCTCCACAGGGCGATCCAGCGAACACACTCAGCCATGTTTAACCAAGTGGTTATTCTCATCAGCACATTGGTCTGCCTCATGTTTACGTG CATCTGCGGTATCCAACACCTCGAACGAGCAGGCAACAACCTGACCCTGTTCGACTCACTCTACTTCTGTGTAGTCACCTTCTCCACTGTAGGCTTTGGAGATGTCACCCCTCAGATTTGGCCTTCGCAACTCTTGGTGGTCATCATGATCTTTGTGGCACTTATTGTACTTCCCATCCAG TTTGAGCAGCTGGCCTTTCTGTGGATGGAAAGGCAAAAGTCTGGCGGAAACTACAGCCGCTATAGGGCTCAGACGGAGAAGCACGTGGTGCTATGTGTCAGCTGTCTCAAGATCGACCTCCTCATGGACTTCCTCAATGAGTTCTTCGCTCATCCCCGACTACAG GACTATTATGTAGTGATCCTGTGTCCGGCTGAGATGGATGTCCAGGTTAGGAGGGTCCTTCATGTCCCTCTGTGGGCCCAGAGAGTCATTTACCTGCAGGGGTCTGCCCTCAAAGACCAAGATCTGATGAGAGCCAA GATGGACGATGCTGAGGCCTGCTTTATTCTCAGTAACCGGTGTGAAGTGGACCGCATAGCTGCT GATCATCAGACCATCCTCCGAGCCTGGGCTGTGAAAGACTTTGCTCCAAATTGCCCTCTGTATGTCCAGATTCTCAAGCCAGAGAACAAGTTCCACGTTAAATTTGCAG ACCATGTGGTGTGTGAAGAGGAGTTTAAGTATGCCATGCTGGCTTTAAACTGTGTGTGCCCTGGTACATCGACACTCATCACTCTATTGATCCACTCCTCCAGAGGACA aacTGCCCCCCAAGAGCCCTTTAAGCAACGTGTAGGAGCCTTTCAATCCCTCAACAG aGAGTGTGGTGCATCCTCACCCGACCAATGGCACCGAACCTACCGCTGCTGCTCAGCCAATGAGGTGCATCACATCCGCCTGGAGGAAAGTAAATTCTTTGGGGAATACCAAGGCAAAAGTTTTACCTTTGCCTCCTTTCATGCTCACAAAAA GTATGGAGTGTGTTTGATTGGAGTACGCAGACTGGACACCACAAACATCCTGCTGAACCCTGGTCCTTGCCACATAATGGGGGCCTCTGACATAtgcttttacataaatatttccAAAGAGGAGAACTCAGCATTTGTAAGGGGCCAAAAGGAGGCATCATGGAGCCGCACAGGGGGAAATGCCAGAAGAGAGCACCAAACCATCTATCATGGGCTCACCGGCCTGCCAGTCCACAGTATTATCGCCAGCATGG gCACAGTGGCCATCGACCTGCAGGACTCAGGCGACACCAGCCCAGAAGGCCAAGACCCAGGCAGCTCAGGGATGGGCAGTGGAAGAGGAAGCAGGAGCAGTTCAAGGACGGAGATGGGTTGTACTAATACTCTGGCCCTGCCTGCCATGACGGAGTCCATTGAGGAGAGGCGACACAGCATTGCCCCCGTACTGGAGCTGGTGGACGGTGTCAACAACCCTACATTTGACCTGTTGGGAGACCAGTCAGAAGATGAAGGGGGAGAAGAGGAAAGGGAGGATAGTGACGCAGATGAGAGTGCTCATTGGTGGGGTCAATCCACAAG GTGGTTGAAGGGATACCCACTGAACTCTCCATATATAGGCAGCTCACCTGCACTGTGCCATCTCCTACATGAAAAGATGCCGTTCTGTTGCCTGCGTATGGATAAG GCTTGTGACCACGTCTCGTTTGAGGATGCCCGCTCATACGGCttcaaaaacaaactcattaTTGTGTCTGCGGAGAACGCAGGGAATGGCCTCTACAACTTCATTTTGCCTCTACGGGCCTACTACCGCCCAAGAAAGGAGCTCAACCCCATTGTGCTGCTGCTAGAAAGCAT ACCTGAAGCAGAGTTCCTGGAGGCAATCTGTTTGTTCCCAATGGTGTTCTACACAGTGGGCTCCATCGACAA TCTGGACAGTTTGCTACGATGTGGAGTGATGTTCGCTGACACCATGGTGGTGGTTGACAAGGAGAGCTCTATGATTGCAGAGGAAGACTACATGGCTGATGCAAAGACAATCGTCAATGTTCAGACCCTTTTCAG aCTGTTCCCAGGTCTTAGTATCATTACGGAGCTCACACATCCAGCCAACATGCGTTTTATGCAGTTTAAAGTCAAAGACCACTATTCTCTGGCTCTGTCCAAACTAGAAAAG aaggaaagagagaaagggtcCAACTTGGTGTTTATGTTTCGCCTGCCCTTTGCTGCAGGGAAGGTCTTTAGTGTCAGCATGCTGGACACTCTCCTCTATCAg TCATTTGTGAAGGACTACATGATCTCAATCACCAGACTGCTGCTGGGCTTAGACTCCATGCCTGGCTCGGGTTTCCTATGTGCT atgaaaataacAGAAGATGACTTGTGGATCCGCACCTATGGCAGGCTCTATCAGAAACTATGCTCCTCCTCAGGAGACATTCCCATAGGCATGTACCGGACGGAGGCCCACAGGCTTCCAGTTTCTGAG tccCAGGTGTCCATCACAGTTGAAGACTACGAGGACACCAGAGAACCTAGAGAGCCCCTATTGTCCCGAACTAGTGGCCACCGAAACTCCACCTCCTCAGAGCCGATCACCTCCTCTTCCCACTCCACAGACCACCCGCTGCTAAGGCGGAAAAGCATGCAGTGGGCGCGACGGCTAAGCAGGAAAGGGGGTCGGGGCTCCAGCGGGACCAAGGGGGGCCCGGGCAGTGCTGCAGAAAGGATCAGTCAGCAGAGACTGACCCTGTTCAGGCGCTCAGAGAGGCAGGAACTTGACGCCCTCGTGCAAACGAGGATGAAACATTTGGGCCTTTCCCCAGCGGAATTCA ATGGGATGACAGACCAAGGGAACAGACTGTCATACATCCTCATCAACCCTTCTCCAGATACCAGACTGGAGCTGCACGATGTTGT GTACCTAATCAGACCAGACCCCCTCTCTGTGGTACCCAATCAGGGGAGCAGCAGGAAGTGCGGCACTGGGCTTACCGAGAGCCACAGGTTTGATACACAGGACAGCACCCATCTGTGA